The Calditrichota bacterium genome has a segment encoding these proteins:
- a CDS encoding Flp family type IVb pilin, with protein MALKQIWALVRREEGQTLPEYGLIIFLVAIVCIAALTLLGGNINNLLNQIADAL; from the coding sequence ATGGCTCTCAAGCAGATTTGGGCACTGGTCAGGCGGGAAGAAGGTCAAACCCTTCCGGAATATGGGCTGATCATCTTCCTGGTGGCGATCGTGTGCATCGCGGCCCTGACGCTGCTAGGCGGCAACATCAACAACTTGCTGAACCAGATTGCCGATGCGTTGTGA
- a CDS encoding Flp family type IVb pilin, whose translation MVEKARHWTRLLVDRQEGQTLFEYAITVFFVVVACIALLSALGVNVAGLFNNAGNAV comes from the coding sequence GTGGTAGAGAAGGCACGTCACTGGACGCGACTGCTGGTCGACCGCCAGGAAGGTCAGACCCTTTTCGAGTACGCTATCACCGTCTTTTTTGTTGTCGTCGCCTGCATTGCCCTGCTCTCGGCGCTGGGGGTGAATGTGGCTGGCCTTTTCAACAATGCCGGGAATGCCGTTTAG